The following is a genomic window from Candidatus Gorgyraea atricola.
AGGCCACAACCCATTCTTCGTAGGCACAGCCGTATTAAAAGCATCCAATCTTCTTTAGCCATCGAAGGCAATAGCCTTACAGAAGACCAGATCACAGACCTTTTAAATAATAAAAGGGTTATCGGGCCTGCAAAAGATATCCTTGAGGCAAAAAATGCCATTAAGGCTTATGATGTATTGCGAAGCTATCGTATCTATAACATCAAGTCTTTTCTATCCGCGCATAAAACCATGACGCGTGGTTTAGTAAAAGATGCAGGAGAGTTAAGAAACAGTAATGTCGGTATATTCAAGGGTGAAAAAGTAGCGCATGTTGCTCCTAAGTTTCAGCTTGTGCCTAAGCTCATGGATGAACTTTTTCAATTTCTAAAAGAAGAATCCGATATTCACCCTTTAGTAAAGTCCAGTGTCTTTCATTATGAGATTGAGTTTATCCATCCATTTACTGATGGCAATGGACGCATGGGCCGGCTATGGCAATCAGCTATTCTTTTAGACTATCATCCTATGTTCGAATATATCCCTATTGAGTCAATAATCAAGAAGAAGCAGAAAGGGTATTATCAAGTTTTATCAGAAGCTGATAAGACGGGCACTTGTACCAAGTTTATCGAGTTTATACTAGCGGCCATTCACCAGTCAGCCAAGGAATTTTTTGCAGAACTTAGGCCCGAGGCAGAGACCATAGAGACGAGAATTGCTTTAGCCAAAAGCCATTTTCATAAACGTCGTTTCTCAAGAAAAGAGTACCTGATTTTCCATAAGAATATTTCAACAGCTACAGCCAGTCGCGACCTCTTATTCGGAGTCAAACATAAAATCCTTAAAAAATCAGGAAAAAGAGCCCTGACCCGCTATAAATTTTGAGGTTCATTTCTCGACACATTTGTCCATCTATGTTATAATAAACCATCATGAATAAAGTTTATTTTGCTTTAGGTCTGCATTTTCACCAGCCTGTTGGGAATTTTAGTGAGATCTTGGAGCGGGCGTATGAGAAGTGTTATAAGCCATTTCTGGAGGTCTATTCTAAGTATCCTAATATAAAGATGTCCCTGCATCTCTCTGGTAATCTCCTGGATTATTTTGAGAAAGCGCATCCTGAGTTTTTGGATAAGGTCAAAGCTCTTATTGATCGCGGTCAGGTGGAGATCATGGGAGGAGGATATTACGAGCCTATACTACAGGCAATACCGCAGAAGGATAGGGTTGGCCAGATAGAGATGCTTTCAAGGTATTTTGAGAATAGATTTGGAAAAAGGCCAACTGGCTTGTGGGTGCCGGAAAGGGTATGGTCTCCTGAGATAATACCAGATCTAGCTAAGTGCAACATGAAGTATGCTGTTTTAGATGACGCGCATCTAATAAAAGCAGGCGTTAGCGAGGATGATTTATACGGGTATTTCATGACTCAGGACAAGGATACAAAGATCGCTATATTTCCTTCAGACAAGGCTCTTCGTTACATAATACCTTTCAGGCCGCCCCGCGATACAATAGATTACTTCAGGGACATTGCAAGGAAAAAGACTGCACCGCTATTCATCTATGGGGATGATGCTGAGAAATTCGGGGAATGGCCTTATACGCATGACTGGGTGTATAAAAAAGGCTGGCTGGATAGTTTTTTTAAAAGCCTTACCAGGAATCAACAGTGGATAGAGACGATCAGGTTTTCTGATTACTTGTCGCTATTCCAGCCCCTAAAAGAGCTCCATGTCCCAGAGGCATCTTATGAGGAGATGATGGAGTGGGCAAATGGATCGTGGATGAATTATTTAGAGCGCTATCCTGAGTCAAATCAGATGCACAAGCGAATGACGCTTATAAGCGAGAGGGTCACAGGCCTGGTTAATAGCCCGCACTTTGAAGCTAACAGGAATAAGGTTATAGAGGCGAGAAGGGAATTATATAAAGGCCAGACTAATTGCCCGTACTGGCACGGTGTATTTGGTGGGATCTACATGCATCATTTAAGGGGCGCAGTGTACGAGCATCTTATAAATGCGGACAGGATCTGCGACGAAGTAGAGGAAACATATCAAAATGGCTCTGTCAATACAAGGGATATTGATTTTTACAATGATGGCAATAGCACTGTGATCTGCGAGAACAAGGATTTTTTTCTATGCATAGATCCTGCGAGCGGAGGCGTTATAAGGGAACTGGACTATAAGCCAAGGTCAGTTAATTTTGTAAATACGCTTGCAAGACGTAAAGAATCTTATCATACGAAGATTTTGGAAAGGATCAATAATAAGGTCACTGAGCCGCTCGCGATCCAAGAGGCTATTAAGAAGGTGGATCCCAGGATCAAGAAGGGGATTTTTTATGATAAGTTCAAGAGGGCGTGCCTGGTGGATCATTTTATAGATAAGGATCTGGAGAAGAATGATTTTGCGGATTGTAATTATGCTGATGATGGAGATTTTGCAGAGGGCCGCTATAATGTTGCGGAAGAAGAAGGCAGAGTTCTTTTGTCGCGCACAGGAAAACTCGGAGATAAATCAATAGAGGTTATGAAGGCGGTTTCTCTTTCGTCTGCTAAAGAAGTGGGGATTGTTTACACTTTGAAGAATAAGAGTAGCTCTAGAATCAATACATGTTTTGGCACAGAGCTAAACATAGCTATGCCCGGCGGCGAGACTGATAAGTTCGTAAGATCCGGCAATGCGTTTTCTGTAAAGGATGCGCAAGGCGCGCTGGAGCTTGATTTTATATTTTCCAAAAAGCCAGACAAGTTCTGGCACTTTCCAGTCCACACAGTCTCCCAATCAGAACGCGCGTACAGCCTGAGCTACCAGTCCCTGTGCATTTTCCCGATCTGGAACATAAAACTAGGCGCAGGAGAAGAAT
Proteins encoded in this region:
- a CDS encoding Fic family protein; protein product: MIVSYDTIYSMRPVFEVTLKILNLCTRITRLLGQYEGLKQPRPQPILRRHSRIKSIQSSLAIEGNSLTEDQITDLLNNKRVIGPAKDILEAKNAIKAYDVLRSYRIYNIKSFLSAHKTMTRGLVKDAGELRNSNVGIFKGEKVAHVAPKFQLVPKLMDELFQFLKEESDIHPLVKSSVFHYEIEFIHPFTDGNGRMGRLWQSAILLDYHPMFEYIPIESIIKKKQKGYYQVLSEADKTGTCTKFIEFILAAIHQSAKEFFAELRPEAETIETRIALAKSHFHKRRFSRKEYLIFHKNISTATASRDLLFGVKHKILKKSGKRALTRYKF
- a CDS encoding DUF1926 domain-containing protein, which encodes MNKVYFALGLHFHQPVGNFSEILERAYEKCYKPFLEVYSKYPNIKMSLHLSGNLLDYFEKAHPEFLDKVKALIDRGQVEIMGGGYYEPILQAIPQKDRVGQIEMLSRYFENRFGKRPTGLWVPERVWSPEIIPDLAKCNMKYAVLDDAHLIKAGVSEDDLYGYFMTQDKDTKIAIFPSDKALRYIIPFRPPRDTIDYFRDIARKKTAPLFIYGDDAEKFGEWPYTHDWVYKKGWLDSFFKSLTRNQQWIETIRFSDYLSLFQPLKELHVPEASYEEMMEWANGSWMNYLERYPESNQMHKRMTLISERVTGLVNSPHFEANRNKVIEARRELYKGQTNCPYWHGVFGGIYMHHLRGAVYEHLINADRICDEVEETYQNGSVNTRDIDFYNDGNSTVICENKDFFLCIDPASGGVIRELDYKPRSVNFVNTLARRKESYHTKILERINNKVTEPLAIQEAIKKVDPRIKKGIFYDKFKRACLVDHFIDKDLEKNDFADCNYADDGDFAEGRYNVAEEEGRVLLSRTGKLGDKSIEVMKAVSLSSAKEVGIVYTLKNKSSSRINTCFGTELNIAMPGGETDKFVRSGNAFSVKDAQGALELDFIFSKKPDKFWHFPVHTVSQSERAYSLSYQSLCIFPIWNIKLGAGEEFEFSIRLIVV